A stretch of the Myxosarcina sp. GI1 genome encodes the following:
- a CDS encoding mechanosensitive ion channel family protein produces the protein MNGIIETIVNSLKDLLGLAVKAIPGLLGAIIILFLTRYAVQLVQNIVDNAGSRAIRSLSLRLLLKKTTRVAIWVIGIVLACVVAFPDFELGDVIATLGLGSVAIGFAFQDIFKNFLAGIILLIEEPFSIGDEIHTGDFEGKVENISIRTTQIRTYQGQKVLLPNSTVFTEALEVVTAYPSRRTDLAVGVDYNTPLTEASNILESLIARVEGVLDNPAPEIDLVNFNDSSIDFIVRYWTKPQQKEVRHVQTRAIVAIKKAFDDADINIPYPIRTLYYYDQEKYNDYFPNENRSSNS, from the coding sequence GTGAACGGTATTATCGAAACTATAGTTAATAGTTTAAAAGACCTTTTAGGTTTGGCAGTTAAAGCTATACCAGGCTTGCTTGGTGCTATTATAATTCTGTTTTTAACTAGATATGCAGTTCAACTAGTCCAAAACATAGTTGACAATGCAGGTAGTCGAGCTATACGCAGCTTATCTTTACGTCTGTTGCTGAAAAAAACTACCAGAGTAGCAATTTGGGTAATTGGTATCGTATTAGCTTGCGTAGTTGCTTTTCCCGATTTTGAGCTAGGAGACGTGATTGCAACTTTAGGTTTGGGTTCGGTGGCGATCGGTTTTGCCTTTCAAGATATTTTCAAAAACTTCCTGGCAGGAATCATTTTACTAATTGAAGAACCTTTTAGTATTGGTGACGAAATACACACGGGAGACTTTGAAGGAAAAGTAGAGAATATCAGTATTCGCACCACGCAAATTCGTACTTATCAAGGTCAAAAAGTTTTATTACCTAATTCAACTGTATTTACCGAAGCTTTAGAAGTGGTAACGGCTTATCCTTCTAGAAGAACCGATCTAGCTGTAGGAGTAGATTACAACACACCTCTTACCGAAGCTAGTAATATTTTAGAAAGCTTAATCGCTAGAGTTGAAGGAGTATTAGACAATCCCGCACCAGAAATCGATCTGGTCAACTTTAACGATAGTTCGATCGATTTTATCGTGCGCTATTGGACAAAACCACAACAAAAAGAGGTACGTCACGTACAGACTAGAGCGATCGTGGCAATTAAAAAAGCCTTTGATGATGCTGATATTAATATTCCCTATCCAATACGAACTCTTTATTATTACGACCAGGAAAAATACAACGATTATTTTCCCAATGAAAATCGCTCCTCAAATTCTTGA
- a CDS encoding class I SAM-dependent methyltransferase, whose amino-acid sequence MLKIARKTAKAILPESSVYRLKRQIEQSRFEQYTRTQLDGVFRAIAPGVVPPKALIAKTAALNERELEKQSNADVYWQTGYYEVLRVFKILDHLGINPRTIGSIYELGCGTARLLRHFRCIEGVRLVGSDVNPEMIQWCLKNIPDAEFYDNELTPPLSFANDNDFDVILASSVFTHIPLDLQESWLHEMKRVLRPGGIFICSVLGKNHISLLLDESEINQLEKTGNFTLTSEDSQATYSTRVGGSGWDVFQTRAEVIRVFGSIFQIVDYIPGGQDFLVLQKPDPSIFISVPSVPFPAERV is encoded by the coding sequence ATGCTGAAAATTGCTCGTAAAACTGCTAAAGCTATATTACCAGAATCGTCAGTTTATCGTCTCAAACGCCAAATCGAACAATCGCGTTTCGAGCAGTATACACGAACTCAACTAGACGGAGTTTTTAGAGCGATCGCTCCTGGCGTAGTTCCTCCTAAAGCTTTAATTGCTAAAACTGCGGCTTTGAACGAGCGAGAATTAGAAAAACAAAGTAATGCTGATGTCTATTGGCAAACAGGATATTATGAGGTTTTGCGAGTATTCAAAATACTCGATCATTTAGGAATTAATCCTAGAACTATTGGTTCTATTTACGAACTTGGTTGCGGTACTGCCAGACTGCTAAGACATTTCCGCTGTATTGAAGGAGTAAGGCTGGTAGGTTCGGATGTTAATCCAGAAATGATTCAATGGTGTTTAAAAAATATTCCCGATGCTGAATTCTACGACAATGAATTAACTCCGCCGCTATCATTTGCTAATGATAATGATTTTGATGTAATTTTAGCTTCTTCTGTATTTACTCATATTCCTTTAGATCTTCAAGAATCATGGCTACATGAAATGAAACGTGTTTTACGTCCTGGTGGTATCTTTATTTGTTCGGTACTGGGTAAAAATCATATTTCGCTATTGTTAGATGAGTCGGAAATTAACCAACTAGAAAAAACGGGTAACTTTACTCTTACTTCGGAAGATTCTCAAGCTACCTATTCAACACGGGTTGGCGGTTCTGGTTGGGATGTCTTCCAAACTCGCGCCGAAGTAATTCGAGTTTTTGGTTCGATTTTTCAAATTGTCGATTATATTCCAGGAGGACAAGATTTTTTGGTGTTGCAAAAACCCGACCCCTCTATTTTCATTAGCGTTCCTTCGGTTCCTTTTCCTGCGGAAAGAGTTTAA
- a CDS encoding GNAT family N-acetyltransferase, with the protein MKIRLFEAEDVEQIAWLFHDTVREVNLGDYSSSQVRAWAPDDLYFRNWVEVCSSRFTYVAEIGGVVSGFGELEPNGHVDCFYIHKNYQRRGVGSKIYREIETKALELSINRLFVEASITAKPFFQRMGFSVVKEQKVARRGEIFTNYVMEKILQSLATK; encoded by the coding sequence ATCAAAATAAGGTTATTTGAAGCCGAAGATGTCGAACAGATAGCGTGGTTGTTTCATGACACAGTACGGGAAGTCAACCTTGGCGATTATTCTAGCAGTCAAGTCAGAGCTTGGGCACCTGACGATCTTTACTTTAGAAACTGGGTAGAAGTTTGTTCGAGCCGATTTACTTATGTTGCCGAGATTGGCGGTGTAGTTTCAGGTTTTGGCGAATTAGAACCCAACGGTCATGTTGACTGTTTTTACATTCACAAAAACTATCAGCGTCGTGGAGTAGGCAGTAAAATTTATCGAGAGATAGAAACCAAGGCACTTGAATTATCTATAAACCGTTTGTTTGTCGAAGCCAGTATTACTGCCAAACCGTTTTTTCAACGCATGGGGTTTTCAGTTGTCAAAGAGCAAAAGGTGGCTCGTCGAGGTGAAATATTTACCAACTATGTGATGGAAAAAATTTTACAAAGTTTAGCGACAAAGTAA
- a CDS encoding sugar kinase, with product MKYRGLFVGLTTLDFVYAIEHYPQANQKVVAQKYLTTAGGPATNAAVAFSYFGNQGRLLTVLGQHPITQLIRADLKEYSVEIVDMLPEKTDSPPVSSIIATTATGERAVISINAIKSQSNKSQIPEAILSDIDIILIDGHQMEVSWVLAEVAKSRQIPVVIDGGSWKSNFDRVLPFVDYAICSANFYPPQCQNSQDVFEFLQEMGISRIAITQGEGEILYCDRGKIANIPVPAIEAVDTMGAGDIFHGAFCHYILQEDFATALDRAAQIASKSCQFLGTRAWYYSS from the coding sequence ATGAAATATCGAGGATTATTTGTCGGTTTGACTACTCTAGATTTTGTTTATGCGATCGAGCATTATCCCCAGGCAAATCAAAAAGTAGTAGCGCAAAAATATCTAACAACCGCAGGAGGTCCTGCTACTAATGCCGCAGTTGCCTTTAGTTATTTTGGCAACCAGGGAAGGTTGTTAACTGTTTTGGGACAACATCCCATAACTCAATTGATTAGAGCCGATCTCAAAGAATATTCAGTTGAAATAGTGGATATGTTGCCCGAAAAAACTGACAGTCCTCCAGTTTCGTCAATTATCGCGACAACAGCTACGGGTGAACGTGCGGTTATTTCTATTAATGCTATTAAATCTCAAAGCAATAAATCTCAAATACCAGAAGCAATATTATCTGACATAGATATCATTTTAATCGATGGACATCAAATGGAAGTAAGCTGGGTTCTTGCCGAAGTAGCAAAAAGCAGGCAGATTCCTGTAGTAATCGATGGTGGTAGCTGGAAATCCAATTTCGATCGCGTGCTTCCCTTTGTCGATTATGCTATCTGTTCGGCTAATTTTTATCCTCCTCAATGCCAAAACTCTCAGGATGTGTTTGAATTTTTGCAAGAAATGGGAATTTCTCGCATTGCTATTACCCAAGGTGAGGGAGAAATTTTGTATTGCGATCGCGGCAAAATTGCTAATATACCCGTACCTGCGATCGAGGCGGTAGATACTATGGGTGCGGGAGATATTTTTCACGGTGCTTTTTGCCACTATATCTTGCAAGAAGATTTTGCCACTGCTCTAGATCGTGCGGCACAAATAGCTAGTAAATCTTGTCAATTCTTGGGTACCAGAGCTTGGTATTATAGTTCTTAA
- a CDS encoding SulP family inorganic anion transporter, translating to MQQLFKQKEWFSNIKPDLLAGVVVALALIPEAIAFSLIAGVDPKVGLYASFIIAMITAIFGGRPGMISAATAATALLMTSLIANYDNGLQYLFAATILAGILQILFGIIKIANQLRYVSRAVMIGFVNALAILIFTAQLPELTGEEATWIVYAMVVGALAIIYLLPRLTTAVPSPLVAIVVITIISLAFGTNVPTVGDKGELPATFPNFGIPQVPFNWETLNIIFPYAIAISLVGLLESFLTANVVDELTDTPSNKNREAMGQGIANFVTGFFGGMAGCAMIGQSVINIKSGGRTRLSTFSAGVFLIFFMLVLGTWVERIPMAALVAVMIMVSIGTFNWSSLRNIRKIPRSETAVMVTTVVITVITHNLAIGVLSGVALNALLFSRKIAQLVFVDSTLSPDGDKRIYNVGGQIFFVSVNEFLSAFDCKEDVELVKIDLTHAHLWDQSAIAALDKIVINFRRHGIDVELVGLNEASATLVDKLAVHDKPEALEDLASH from the coding sequence TTGCAGCAACTATTTAAACAAAAGGAGTGGTTTAGTAATATCAAGCCAGATTTATTAGCAGGTGTAGTAGTTGCTTTGGCATTAATTCCAGAAGCGATCGCTTTTTCTTTGATTGCAGGTGTAGATCCTAAAGTAGGTCTATACGCATCTTTTATTATTGCTATGATTACGGCAATTTTTGGCGGTCGTCCTGGGATGATTTCGGCAGCGACCGCCGCTACTGCTCTGTTAATGACCAGTCTAATTGCTAACTACGACAACGGTTTGCAGTATTTATTTGCAGCGACAATTTTAGCGGGAATTTTACAGATACTATTCGGAATCATTAAAATTGCCAATCAGCTTAGATACGTATCCCGTGCCGTGATGATTGGGTTTGTCAATGCCTTGGCTATTTTAATTTTTACCGCACAGCTACCAGAATTAACTGGTGAAGAAGCTACATGGATCGTATATGCAATGGTAGTAGGTGCTTTAGCAATTATCTATCTCTTGCCCCGTTTGACTACTGCCGTTCCTTCTCCTTTAGTAGCGATTGTAGTTATTACCATTATTTCTCTAGCATTCGGAACCAATGTTCCTACTGTAGGTGACAAAGGCGAGTTACCTGCTACTTTTCCTAATTTTGGCATTCCCCAGGTTCCTTTTAATTGGGAAACACTAAATATTATTTTTCCTTATGCGATCGCTATTTCTTTGGTCGGTCTATTAGAGTCTTTCCTTACGGCTAATGTTGTAGATGAACTCACCGATACTCCTAGCAATAAAAATCGCGAAGCAATGGGTCAGGGTATTGCTAATTTTGTCACGGGTTTCTTTGGCGGTATGGCTGGTTGTGCCATGATCGGACAGTCGGTAATTAATATTAAATCTGGAGGTCGTACGAGGCTTTCTACTTTTAGCGCGGGAGTCTTTTTAATATTTTTTATGTTGGTGCTTGGTACCTGGGTAGAAAGAATACCTATGGCGGCATTGGTAGCAGTAATGATTATGGTTTCTATCGGCACCTTTAACTGGTCTTCTCTAAGAAATATTCGTAAGATACCTCGTAGCGAAACTGCCGTTATGGTAACCACCGTAGTAATTACGGTTATTACTCATAATTTAGCAATTGGCGTATTGAGTGGTGTAGCTTTAAATGCGCTGCTTTTCTCTCGCAAGATCGCTCAGTTGGTATTTGTCGATAGCACTCTCAGCCCAGATGGCGACAAGCGTATTTACAATGTTGGAGGTCAGATTTTCTTTGTCTCTGTCAATGAGTTTTTGTCTGCCTTTGACTGTAAAGAAGATGTGGAACTAGTCAAAATCGATCTAACTCACGCTCATCTATGGGATCAATCGGCGATCGCCGCTCTCGATAAAATAGTAATCAACTTTCGTCGTCATGGGATAGATGTAGAGCTAGTCGGTTTAAATGAGGCTAGTGCTACTCTAGTCGATAAGTTGGCGGTACACGATAAACCCGAAGCACTAGAAGATTTAGCTAGTCATTAA
- a CDS encoding universal stress protein: MKKVLLCTDGSQFAQVSYEYVAWLATHMQIEIEVLYVTDSRKQQAMQNPDFSGSIGIDSYQHLLSQLVEVEAERAKINHKRAKIILEAAEQFFGDRNIAPVKLTHETGFLVDLFHKFEADADLVVLGKRGETADFASEHLGANMERIVRSSHRPCLVTPREFQPINRVLLAYDGGKSCQKAVRYLAELTPFNNLELHIVTVATHDDEKAQQYLTSAATAVQNNFQPLCELLHGDPEPEIEKYIAANQIDFLIMGAYGHNRIRHLIIGSTTAQMLRHSHIPILMFR; this comes from the coding sequence ATGAAAAAAGTTCTTTTATGTACCGATGGTTCTCAATTTGCTCAGGTCAGCTATGAATATGTAGCTTGGCTAGCTACACATATGCAAATAGAAATTGAGGTACTCTACGTTACCGATTCGCGTAAACAGCAAGCCATGCAAAATCCCGATTTTAGCGGTAGCATCGGTATCGATTCTTATCAGCATCTTCTCTCACAATTGGTTGAAGTAGAAGCAGAAAGAGCCAAAATCAACCACAAACGCGCCAAAATTATTTTAGAAGCAGCAGAACAATTTTTTGGCGATCGCAACATAGCTCCCGTCAAGTTAACTCACGAAACGGGGTTTTTAGTCGATCTGTTTCACAAGTTTGAAGCCGATGCCGATTTGGTCGTACTGGGCAAACGCGGCGAAACTGCCGATTTTGCTAGCGAACATTTAGGTGCGAATATGGAAAGAATCGTGCGATCGAGTCATCGACCATGTTTGGTTACTCCTAGAGAATTTCAACCTATAAATCGAGTTTTGCTGGCTTACGATGGCGGTAAAAGTTGTCAAAAAGCTGTTCGATATTTAGCCGAACTAACCCCATTTAATAATTTGGAATTACACATCGTTACCGTAGCAACTCATGACGATGAAAAAGCCCAACAATATTTAACTTCAGCAGCAACAGCAGTTCAAAATAATTTTCAGCCCTTATGCGAATTATTGCACGGCGATCCCGAACCAGAAATAGAGAAATACATTGCCGCCAACCAAATCGATTTCTTAATTATGGGCGCATATGGTCACAATCGCATCCGTCATTTAATTATTGGTAGCACAACGGCTCAAATGTTACGCCATTCGCATATCCCTATCCTTATGTTCAGGTAA
- a CDS encoding type II toxin-antitoxin system HigA family antitoxin: MTDKYIQLLKQFPPRTINNDDELEATQATIDRLLDRNELSSEESDYLNVLGALVFEYEQAQAPIPDIYGVELLKVLLEERQLRQKDLLPIFKTESIVSDILNGKRQLTVRHIQKLSEFFSLSPAVFFSLSPNIKAIA, from the coding sequence ATGACTGATAAATACATTCAACTACTCAAACAATTTCCACCTCGTACTATTAATAATGACGACGAATTAGAAGCAACTCAAGCGACAATAGATCGTTTGCTCGACCGTAATGAGTTAAGTTCAGAAGAATCAGACTATCTTAATGTCTTAGGCGCATTAGTTTTTGAATACGAGCAAGCACAAGCACCAATCCCAGATATTTATGGCGTAGAATTATTAAAAGTTTTGCTCGAAGAGAGGCAGCTACGTCAAAAAGATCTCCTGCCTATTTTTAAAACCGAATCTATTGTCTCGGATATTTTAAACGGAAAACGACAGTTGACCGTACGCCATATTCAAAAATTATCTGAATTTTTTAGCCTCTCCCCTGCTGTATTTTTCTCTTTATCGCCAAACATTAAAGCTATTGCCTAA
- a CDS encoding type II toxin-antitoxin system HigB family toxin produces the protein MHVISQTRLKQFWRNHPTAEASLRYWYKLTTQHRWRSFSDVCQTFPSADKVKNFVVFDIGGNNFRLITYIDFKQSKVFIRNVLTHAEYDRENWKKDNWYQ, from the coding sequence ATGCACGTCATCTCACAAACTCGTCTTAAGCAATTCTGGCGCAATCATCCTACTGCGGAGGCAAGTTTACGATATTGGTACAAGCTAACCACACAACATCGATGGCGAAGTTTTAGCGATGTTTGTCAAACTTTTCCTAGTGCTGACAAAGTAAAAAACTTCGTCGTGTTTGATATTGGAGGTAACAATTTTCGCTTAATTACCTATATTGATTTTAAGCAAAGTAAAGTGTTTATTCGCAATGTCTTAACTCATGCCGAGTACGATCGGGAAAATTGGAAAAAAGATAATTGGTATCAGTAG
- a CDS encoding DUF29 domain-containing protein: MTSQLPKTANQSLYDRDFCLWIEQTATKIRGRDVNNIDWENLLEEIEGMGKSEKNALESNLTILLMHLLKWKYQPDKRFNSWAFTITEHKIRIKRAFKHSPSLKRYFEEVFAEFYADARKLASRETGLAMDTFPVQCPFTYEEVIDGDRFFN, from the coding sequence ATGACTTCTCAATTACCCAAAACAGCTAACCAATCTTTATACGATCGCGATTTTTGTTTGTGGATCGAACAGACAGCCACAAAAATAAGAGGGCGCGATGTTAATAATATCGATTGGGAAAATTTGCTTGAAGAAATTGAAGGTATGGGGAAAAGTGAAAAGAATGCCTTAGAAAGTAATCTGACTATTTTATTAATGCACCTGCTGAAGTGGAAATATCAGCCAGATAAACGTTTTAATAGTTGGGCTTTCACCATTACCGAACACAAGATCAGAATCAAACGAGCTTTTAAACACAGCCCTAGCCTCAAACGCTACTTTGAAGAAGTGTTTGCAGAGTTTTATGCAGATGCTAGAAAATTGGCTTCTAGAGAAACGGGTTTGGCAATGGACACTTTTCCCGTACAGTGTCCTTTTACTTACGAAGAAGTTATCGATGGCGATCGCTTTTTTAATTAG
- a CDS encoding PilW family protein — translation MNNKEFHKLLKPQKANSGFTLTELLVGLIMGSIVIGAMGFGLMQVLSMTKSETSKSAVRNETARAMEFISDELRRAQSIEVNTDITYLTTADNPSTANVDESIAPDYNLPTGGEAVLALQIPEVAQRVIYSVAPPQGYQKWRGPLVIYRWGPQLNDDGSYVTDASSAGRVDNPSGWSNLALIDGVDDIDQSIDCDGNGTNETTYQGFYACVLDDDGDGITENATDTNGDGVIDNNDRETADTNGDGVIVTDFNSDGVIDNGDRADVDGIAITAQLYFTGGIETVSGVANSNYTASTRTVARARTAPDDNSYNFTNYIWSFQDLGGAFSCKNDGSEWVMRTDFGSNSNDPNDTTPWIRDPDRQPQPITVDSSKPLTITSSPIGQTNCNSRGNDYLIDPSTGVDADPQTATSATGKNADDSWQTLSQYDVKVSHTIDFKDPRTFNGDLYGDSYDQTEVKTDDPTVQFLKKGSLIPNYGGFDADGDGVITVSDASNDQPSLGRFLYGKGYAQFVPTTASDGTTITNPDHPEAQFKIIDSSDPSTSGYPPDAKFLGDDQRIIAFEVGQTDTQLANGSDNPGFDLQDNIFVVTSDVFEKKFNSCAFSGNCASESDLYSE, via the coding sequence ATGAATAATAAAGAATTTCATAAGCTTTTAAAACCACAAAAAGCCAATTCTGGCTTTACTCTTACTGAACTATTGGTCGGTTTAATCATGGGTTCAATAGTAATTGGTGCTATGGGTTTTGGTTTAATGCAAGTATTGAGTATGACTAAAAGCGAAACTTCTAAATCTGCCGTTCGTAATGAAACCGCTCGTGCGATGGAGTTTATTTCCGATGAACTAAGACGTGCCCAAAGTATAGAAGTAAATACAGATATTACTTATCTGACAACTGCTGACAATCCTTCAACTGCTAATGTTGATGAGTCTATAGCACCAGATTATAATCTTCCTACTGGTGGCGAGGCAGTTTTAGCACTTCAGATACCAGAAGTTGCCCAAAGAGTAATTTATTCTGTAGCTCCACCACAAGGATATCAAAAATGGCGCGGTCCCCTAGTTATTTATCGCTGGGGTCCACAACTAAATGATGATGGTAGTTACGTTACAGATGCCTCATCTGCGGGTAGAGTAGATAATCCAAGCGGTTGGAGTAACCTGGCATTAATTGACGGTGTAGATGACATCGACCAATCTATAGACTGTGATGGAAATGGAACAAATGAAACGACCTACCAAGGTTTTTATGCTTGTGTTCTAGATGATGACGGAGATGGCATTACAGAAAATGCAACTGATACCAATGGTGATGGCGTAATCGATAACAACGACAGAGAAACAGCAGATACTAATGGCGATGGCGTGATAGTAACGGATTTTAATAGCGATGGCGTAATCGATAATGGTGATAGAGCAGATGTTGATGGAATTGCTATTACAGCACAGCTTTACTTCACGGGAGGAATTGAAACAGTAAGTGGAGTAGCTAACAGTAACTACACGGCAAGTACCAGAACGGTAGCTAGAGCCAGAACTGCTCCAGATGACAACTCTTATAATTTTACGAATTACATCTGGAGTTTCCAGGATTTGGGTGGAGCTTTCAGTTGTAAGAATGACGGTAGTGAATGGGTGATGAGAACTGACTTTGGTAGCAATTCTAACGATCCAAACGATACAACACCTTGGATTCGCGATCCCGATCGACAGCCTCAACCTATCACTGTAGATTCATCCAAGCCTCTCACTATTACCTCTAGTCCTATTGGGCAAACCAACTGTAATAGCAGAGGGAATGATTATTTAATCGATCCTAGTACTGGAGTAGACGCTGACCCTCAAACTGCTACAAGTGCTACTGGTAAAAATGCAGATGATTCTTGGCAAACTCTCAGTCAATATGATGTTAAAGTATCTCATACTATAGATTTTAAAGATCCTAGAACGTTTAATGGCGATCTTTATGGAGATAGTTATGATCAGACGGAGGTAAAGACTGACGATCCTACCGTTCAATTTCTGAAAAAGGGTAGTTTGATACCAAATTATGGTGGATTTGATGCTGATGGTGATGGAGTAATAACAGTTAGCGATGCTTCTAACGACCAACCTTCTTTAGGTCGATTTTTATATGGAAAAGGTTATGCACAATTTGTTCCCACTACTGCTAGTGATGGTACTACTATTACCAATCCAGATCATCCTGAAGCACAGTTTAAAATAATCGACTCTTCCGATCCTAGTACTAGTGGTTATCCTCCAGATGCCAAATTTCTTGGAGACGATCAACGTATTATTGCTTTTGAAGTAGGTCAAACTGATACACAATTGGCTAACGGTAGCGATAATCCAGGATTCGATCTACAAGACAATATTTTTGTTGTTACTTCTGATGTTTTTGAAAAAAAATTCAATTCTTGTGCTTTCTCAGGAAATTGTGCTTCGGAATCTGACCTTTACTCTGAATAG
- a CDS encoding Tfp pilus assembly protein FimT/FimU, with the protein MFCFQKARNRGFTLAELLITLIIVGVIAAIAAPNLLGLLNRYRVSAALDKVEGAIKETQRQAMRQGKICRININPTTKILSGNAPNCLLANRVIDDNIDIRTNLSGTPPNINFSGKGNTTKMGTIVLSSDGTDSQKCFVISLGLGISRTGDYTGGKTGSVSANNCQTEN; encoded by the coding sequence ATGTTTTGTTTTCAAAAAGCTCGAAATCGAGGCTTTACTCTTGCCGAATTATTAATCACTCTTATAATCGTTGGTGTTATAGCTGCGATCGCTGCTCCTAATTTGCTTGGGTTATTAAATCGTTATCGCGTTAGTGCAGCTTTAGATAAAGTAGAAGGAGCAATTAAAGAAACACAAAGACAAGCTATGCGACAAGGAAAAATATGTCGCATAAACATTAATCCTACTACCAAAATTTTGTCTGGCAATGCACCTAATTGTCTGTTGGCTAATCGAGTAATTGACGACAATATAGACATTAGAACTAATCTATCTGGTACTCCGCCAAACATAAACTTTTCAGGTAAAGGTAATACTACCAAAATGGGAACTATAGTTTTGTCCTCTGACGGAACCGATAGCCAAAAATGCTTTGTAATTTCTCTTGGTTTAGGTATTAGTAGAACTGGTGATTACACTGGTGGCAAAACTGGTTCGGTATCGGCTAACAATTGTCAGACAGAAAACTAA
- a CDS encoding prepilin-type N-terminal cleavage/methylation domain-containing protein, with amino-acid sequence MLLSLVHKKNSGFTLMEMLITIIVVGVIAAIAAPNLLGLLNRNRINTAIGDIEGAIREAQRQAMRSGRSCNITIDTTDNDNAISGGCLLSTRSLKNSINFNSNLNAITFSGKGNTNNSAILVVSMPDGTDSQKCLVMNAGLGLIRTGDYSGDPTGALAEANCQ; translated from the coding sequence ATGTTGCTCTCGCTTGTTCATAAAAAAAACAGCGGTTTTACTCTTATGGAAATGCTGATTACTATCATTGTAGTTGGTGTAATTGCAGCGATCGCTGCTCCCAATTTGCTAGGATTGCTAAATCGTAACCGAATTAATACTGCTATAGGTGATATTGAAGGAGCAATTAGAGAAGCACAACGACAGGCGATGCGTAGTGGCAGATCTTGCAATATTACAATTGACACCACAGACAATGATAATGCTATTTCGGGTGGTTGCTTATTGAGTACTCGTAGTTTAAAAAACTCAATCAATTTTAACTCAAACTTAAATGCAATTACTTTTTCTGGTAAAGGCAATACTAACAATTCTGCAATTTTGGTAGTGTCAATGCCTGACGGTACTGATAGTCAAAAATGTTTGGTTATGAATGCTGGTTTGGGTTTGATCCGAACGGGTGATTACTCTGGCGATCCTACAGGCGCTTTAGCTGAGGCTAACTGCCAATAG
- a CDS encoding type II toxin-antitoxin system HicB family antitoxin: protein MKAELTAIVEAATEGGYWSICPEIPGANGQGETIEKAKESLKNAIQLIFEDCLIDIRRRLPKDAVEIKVIESD, encoded by the coding sequence ATGAAAGCAGAGTTGACAGCGATCGTAGAAGCAGCAACCGAAGGCGGATACTGGTCTATTTGCCCAGAAATTCCCGGTGCTAATGGTCAAGGCGAAACTATCGAGAAAGCCAAAGAAAGTTTAAAGAATGCTATTCAACTCATTTTTGAAGATTGCTTAATAGATATCCGAAGGAGACTACCAAAAGATGCAGTTGAAATTAAAGTTATCGAAAGCGATTAA
- a CDS encoding putative toxin-antitoxin system toxin component, PIN family produces MKKRIVIDNNVFVSALLIKTSVPFQAVNLAFEQEILLYSEVTFSELQRVLARRKFDRYLTIEERNIFLFKLANECQPIDIKEEIKACGDTKDDKFLELAVNGDAEFIVTGDVDLLVLNPFREIEIVTLEESLNRFR; encoded by the coding sequence ATGAAGAAGAGAATAGTAATTGATAATAATGTTTTTGTTAGTGCATTATTAATAAAAACCTCAGTACCGTTTCAAGCTGTAAATCTAGCCTTCGAGCAAGAAATACTTTTGTATTCGGAAGTTACGTTCTCAGAATTACAAAGAGTTTTGGCTCGTCGCAAATTCGACCGCTATCTAACTATAGAAGAACGCAATATATTCTTATTCAAGTTAGCTAATGAGTGCCAACCCATTGATATTAAAGAAGAGATTAAAGCTTGTGGAGATACTAAGGATGATAAATTTTTAGAGTTAGCAGTTAATGGCGATGCTGAGTTTATCGTTACAGGCGATGTCGATTTATTGGTATTAAACCCATTTCGCGAGATCGAAATTGTTACACTAGAAGAGTCTCTTAATCGCTTTCGATAA